The following proteins come from a genomic window of Fontisubflavum oceani:
- a CDS encoding inositol monophosphatase family protein yields the protein MSSDDRLSIAIRIATAAGDLAKNLRRQPGKLQAEAKGRLDFVTQADLASEALIRSLIAEAFPKDGVLGEEDGLDRDTDGFWIVDPIDGTTNYLRGMPNWAVSIAYFDGAALTHGVIHAPDLGITAAAELGKPALLNGGEVDLTAAEPAAAPIVTLGYSERTALQDYLTRISRLTEAGIEHRRQGAATLEFIGILAGWVDAYHEESLNIWDAAAGIVLIKAAKGRVAHRPICDFLQTPSEILAENGHLQGLETLLTGPADRS from the coding sequence ATGTCCTCTGACGACCGACTATCGATCGCGATCAGGATTGCGACAGCAGCCGGCGACCTGGCAAAGAATCTCAGACGCCAACCCGGGAAATTGCAGGCCGAAGCAAAGGGGCGCCTCGATTTTGTGACCCAAGCGGATCTGGCCTCCGAAGCCCTAATCCGCAGCCTGATCGCAGAAGCCTTTCCCAAAGACGGCGTGCTTGGCGAGGAAGACGGATTAGACCGGGACACGGACGGGTTTTGGATCGTCGATCCGATTGACGGGACGACGAATTACCTGCGTGGCATGCCGAATTGGGCCGTGTCGATCGCTTACTTCGACGGCGCAGCCCTGACCCACGGGGTGATCCATGCACCCGACCTTGGCATCACCGCGGCGGCTGAGCTCGGCAAACCGGCGTTGCTGAATGGGGGTGAGGTCGACCTCACCGCCGCCGAACCTGCGGCAGCGCCAATTGTCACGCTTGGATATTCAGAACGCACTGCACTGCAGGATTACTTGACCCGCATCTCGCGCTTAACCGAAGCCGGGATCGAACATCGCCGCCAGGGCGCCGCCACCTTAGAGTTCATTGGCATCCTGGCGGGCTGGGTAGATGCCTACCACGAGGAAAGCCTCAATATCTGGGACGCTGCGGCAGGGATTGTCTTGATCAAGGCCGCCAAAGGCCGAGTTGCCCATCGTCCGATCTGCGACTTCTTGCAGACGCCATCGGAGATTCTGGCGGAAAATGGACATCTTCAAGGGCTGGAAACGTTGCTTACAGGCCCCGCTGATCGGTCCTAA
- the cas9 gene encoding type II CRISPR RNA-guided endonuclease Cas9 (Cas9, originally named Csn1, is the large, multifunctional signature protein of type II CRISPR/Cas systems. It is well known even to general audiences because its RNA-guided endonuclease activity has made it a popular tool for custom editing of eukaryotic genomes.): protein MHTRLGLDIGTNSIGWWLYETDGDRIISVLDGGVRIFSDGRDPKSGASLAVDRRAARSMRRRRDRYLRRRSALMRKLAEASLMPKDPAEAKALESLDPYALRAQGLDEALPLHHLGRALFHLNQRRGFKSNRKTDRGDNESGKIKDATARLDQAIMTKGARSYGEFLHMRRAAAPDPRQTPSVRTRLTVARRDHAEKEEAGYDFYPDRRHLEEEFHKLWDAQAVFHLEALTPDLKNALFEIIFYQRPLKAPAIGLCLFAGIGDVPDRERRLPKAHPLTQRRTLYETVNNLRITSDGRERRPLTLEERDQVIGLLDTKKPTKTLTSMAMKLPALAKALKLPPGARFTLETANRDAIACDPVRASLIHPDRFGPNWSKLNPDQQWEVVRRIQAVESDAEHIALVDWLCEAHGLNRDHAEATAHAPLPEGYGRLGETATRMILSVLENDTDEDGHPLTYAEAATRCFGHHSDMRTGEVLDALPYYGEILERHVIPGTGDRNDDDITRFGRITNPTVHIGLNQLRRLVNGIITVHGKPDQIVVELARELKMSEKQKTEVNKKNRDNRAAAEKRSEKLAELGQADTGANRMILRLWEDLGHDVMTRNCPYTGQRISAGMLFDGSCDVDHILPYSRTLDDSFANRTLCLREANREKRNQTPWEAWGETDRWHAIEANLKNLPDNKRWRFAPDAMERFEGENDFLDRALVDTQYLSRIAKTYLEALYTEGRHVWVVPGRLTEMLRRHWGLNSLLPDHNKGAGKAKNRTDHRHHAIDAAVIAATDRGLINRISKAAGREESDGKSAEDIARDTPEPWEHFRSDIRTQLGKITVSHRADHGRIDPQARKQGRDSTTGRLHNDTAYGIVDDQRVVSRVPLLALKPGDIEVTSRGKNIRDPFLQKHLARVTRGKTTPKEIEAALVAFASAETLPDGKDNPYRGLRHVRLIESLQASARVVPSSQPFKAYKGDSNHCFEIWRMPDGKPKAQVITTFEAHGADPRKPHPAAKRLLRLFKRDMVAMETDGRTATYYVQKFSQAGTLCLAPHTESNADARDRDSADDFKLIRTSASSMVKAGIRRIFVDEMGRLRDPGPAG from the coding sequence ATGCACACACGTCTCGGTCTCGACATCGGCACCAACTCCATTGGCTGGTGGCTCTATGAGACAGATGGCGACCGGATCATCTCCGTTCTCGATGGCGGTGTCCGCATCTTCTCCGACGGGCGCGACCCGAAATCGGGGGCGTCCTTGGCCGTGGATCGGCGGGCGGCCCGCTCCATGCGCCGCCGCCGCGACCGGTACTTGCGACGGCGCAGCGCGTTGATGCGCAAGCTGGCGGAGGCCAGCTTGATGCCGAAGGACCCCGCCGAGGCAAAGGCACTTGAGTCCCTCGACCCCTACGCGCTGCGGGCACAAGGGCTGGACGAAGCGCTTCCATTGCACCATCTGGGCCGGGCGCTGTTCCATCTCAACCAAAGGCGCGGGTTCAAATCGAACCGCAAGACGGACCGAGGCGACAACGAGTCCGGCAAGATCAAGGACGCGACCGCGCGGCTGGATCAGGCGATAATGACCAAAGGCGCGCGGAGCTACGGTGAGTTCCTGCACATGCGCCGTGCCGCCGCGCCCGATCCGCGACAGACGCCCTCGGTCCGCACTCGGCTGACCGTCGCCCGCCGCGACCATGCCGAGAAGGAAGAGGCTGGGTATGATTTCTATCCTGACCGGCGGCATCTGGAGGAGGAGTTTCACAAGCTTTGGGACGCGCAGGCCGTGTTTCACCTCGAAGCGCTGACCCCCGATCTGAAAAACGCGCTCTTTGAGATCATCTTCTACCAGCGCCCGCTGAAAGCGCCGGCCATCGGCCTGTGTCTCTTCGCTGGCATCGGCGATGTGCCGGACCGCGAGCGCCGCCTGCCCAAAGCGCATCCCCTGACCCAGAGGCGCACGCTGTATGAGACGGTCAATAACCTGCGGATCACCTCGGATGGGCGGGAGCGGCGCCCGCTCACCCTGGAAGAACGCGATCAGGTGATCGGGCTTTTGGACACGAAGAAGCCCACCAAAACCTTGACCTCCATGGCGATGAAACTCCCAGCTTTGGCCAAAGCGCTAAAGCTGCCGCCCGGGGCCCGCTTCACCCTGGAAACGGCTAATCGCGACGCCATCGCCTGCGACCCGGTGCGCGCCAGTCTCATTCATCCTGACCGGTTCGGACCGAACTGGTCAAAGCTGAACCCAGATCAGCAATGGGAGGTCGTGCGCCGCATTCAGGCGGTGGAAAGCGACGCCGAACACATTGCCTTGGTGGATTGGCTTTGCGAAGCGCACGGACTCAACCGGGACCATGCGGAGGCCACGGCACATGCACCACTGCCCGAGGGCTATGGGCGGCTTGGGGAAACCGCGACCCGGATGATCCTGTCCGTCCTGGAGAACGACACGGATGAAGACGGCCATCCGCTGACCTATGCCGAGGCCGCAACGCGATGCTTCGGGCACCATTCCGACATGCGCACCGGCGAGGTTCTGGACGCCCTGCCCTACTACGGTGAGATTCTGGAACGCCATGTGATCCCCGGCACCGGCGACCGGAATGATGACGACATCACCCGCTTTGGCCGCATCACAAACCCGACGGTGCATATTGGCCTCAACCAGCTGCGGCGATTGGTGAACGGCATCATTACCGTTCATGGCAAACCGGATCAGATCGTGGTCGAACTAGCTCGCGAACTGAAGATGTCGGAGAAACAGAAAACCGAGGTCAACAAGAAGAACCGCGACAACCGTGCGGCGGCGGAGAAGCGCAGCGAGAAGCTGGCCGAGCTTGGTCAAGCCGACACCGGCGCGAACCGGATGATCCTACGCCTCTGGGAGGATCTGGGGCATGATGTGATGACACGCAACTGCCCCTATACTGGGCAGCGGATCAGTGCGGGGATGCTGTTTGACGGCTCCTGCGACGTCGACCACATCCTGCCTTATTCCCGCACGCTCGACGACAGTTTCGCAAACCGCACGCTTTGCCTGCGTGAAGCCAACCGGGAAAAGCGCAACCAGACGCCATGGGAAGCCTGGGGCGAAACGGATCGATGGCACGCGATTGAAGCCAATCTGAAAAACCTGCCCGACAATAAGCGTTGGCGCTTCGCCCCAGATGCGATGGAACGCTTCGAAGGGGAAAACGATTTCCTCGACCGGGCGCTGGTCGACACGCAGTACCTGTCGCGCATCGCGAAGACCTATCTGGAGGCGCTCTATACCGAGGGCAGGCATGTCTGGGTTGTGCCCGGCCGGCTGACCGAGATGCTGCGCCGCCATTGGGGGCTGAACTCGCTGCTGCCCGACCACAACAAAGGCGCGGGCAAGGCCAAGAACCGAACCGACCACCGCCACCATGCCATCGACGCCGCCGTGATCGCGGCCACCGACCGCGGCCTGATCAACCGGATCAGCAAGGCGGCCGGACGGGAGGAATCCGATGGGAAGAGTGCCGAAGACATCGCCCGGGACACACCGGAACCCTGGGAGCATTTCCGGTCAGACATCCGCACGCAGTTGGGCAAGATCACCGTCAGCCACCGTGCCGATCACGGTCGCATCGACCCGCAGGCCCGCAAACAGGGCCGCGACAGCACCACCGGGCGGCTCCACAATGACACGGCCTATGGCATCGTCGATGACCAAAGGGTGGTCAGCCGTGTGCCACTCCTTGCCCTGAAACCAGGCGATATCGAAGTGACATCGCGAGGCAAGAACATCCGCGACCCGTTCCTGCAAAAGCACTTGGCCCGGGTGACGCGCGGCAAGACAACACCGAAAGAGATCGAGGCCGCTTTGGTGGCGTTTGCATCGGCTGAGACACTGCCCGATGGGAAAGACAACCCCTATCGCGGCCTCCGCCATGTGCGTTTGATCGAGAGCCTCCAAGCCTCGGCCCGGGTCGTGCCGTCAAGCCAGCCCTTCAAAGCCTATAAAGGCGACAGCAACCATTGCTTCGAGATTTGGCGCATGCCCGATGGCAAGCCGAAAGCCCAGGTCATCACCACGTTTGAGGCCCATGGCGCAGATCCGCGTAAACCCCATCCGGCGGCAAAACGACTTCTGCGGTTGTTTAAACGCGACATGGTGGCGATGGAGACAGACGGTCGCACGGCGACCTACTATGTGCAGAAATTCAGCCAGGCTGGCACCCTTTGCCTTGCACCACACACTGAATCCAACGCGGATGCCCGAGACCGAGACAGCGCCGATGACTTCAAACTGATCAGGACCAGCGCAAGTTCAATGGTAAAGGCGGGGATTCGGCGGATCTTTGTCGACGAAATGGGCCGACTGCGCGATCCGGGACCGGCAGGTTAG
- a CDS encoding autotransporter outer membrane beta-barrel domain-containing protein — translation MINSPASSASQSRINVASLVVSAVVASFVADAAQAQTVWTGAEDSDWNNADNWDAGVPGETDRAIISRDLSVSGSPNQPQPVDNQPVLDGETGTADALFLGSLAGAELTVRNGGQMTVDSTIIGVNIINANPNNRLFEQSGTLTVTGDDSLLTTNSLDVGFYGSGTASFSDGANLVVNGFLGMGGPAGSQDSTLSFDGVGTTATLGALVAGASASSTISVTNGAQVTAGGATIGQDGSATMEVSGVGSSLTTLSSNLVLGGQMGGEGTLHIRDGGAVNAGGRVFVGQESGSTGTLTVEGSGSTLTGDELFVIGFDAGSTGNASVTEGGTLEATHVLAGWRAGSSGVFEVSGADSRVAVDVYVMAGNEGNGVVTLSDGARVEEADGAGNTSISIANNAGSTSTVNIGAARGEAAVGAGIVSLDSVRFGNGNGELVFNHNTEGYQFDPYFRGNGTISHLAGNTTLAGDNSGFEGTTNVEGGNLRITNALGGALNVASGPATVSFDHASEGYTFEGAISGSGTISHLSGETTLTADSSGFAGTTNVEGGSLLLGGDASLGGILNVLNGGTFGGNGTVSSLDVASGGNLAPVGTLTVQGDASFDTGAFYLVGADTNGSDLLSVTGRLTLDGGTVQLEESIANLNLQTSHRIALAEGGIQGQFDGVTSDLLFVVPELSYTGTEVQLGFLRNDVGFGDVALGFNQRSLSSVLSGLDENDPLVQTVLAMPESTVRQAYEQLAGEIHGSRASAVVQDVVVMQETLLHRLREQRNTPSNSFVSRNDISADPAGTSGAEGVWMEGFGSWSDFDGDGNTVGTRRDSGGFALGYDYQMSNGLQVGILAGYSNSSIRNDAGASSDADGTTFGLYFSTDENRPGVQWSGGVLMSEYDVETMRSLSTVGTDIALGEYDARSYSIFAEASYMHQVGRYALEPFFGLTHVAYDSDDFTETGSTSALTVSGVSTNTTFATLGLRGATPLDGLGVNTVATGMLGWRHAFGDTDPLQSASLLGNAFDVQGMPVARNELMIEAGLDIALSGSSTFNVSYSGRLADNFADHGLRLGLNVSF, via the coding sequence GTGATTAATTCGCCAGCCTCATCGGCCAGTCAATCTCGTATAAATGTCGCCAGTTTGGTCGTTTCAGCGGTCGTAGCCAGTTTTGTGGCCGATGCCGCGCAGGCCCAAACCGTGTGGACCGGTGCGGAGGATTCCGACTGGAACAACGCTGACAACTGGGACGCCGGCGTTCCGGGAGAGACAGATCGGGCCATAATCTCGCGTGATTTGTCGGTTTCTGGAAGTCCAAACCAACCTCAGCCGGTTGATAACCAACCCGTTCTGGACGGTGAGACCGGCACGGCAGATGCGTTGTTTCTGGGGTCGCTTGCGGGCGCGGAGCTGACTGTTCGCAATGGCGGACAGATGACAGTCGATAGCACCATCATCGGAGTCAACATCATCAACGCTAATCCCAACAACCGGTTGTTCGAGCAATCGGGCACCCTGACTGTAACGGGAGACGACAGTCTCCTCACCACCAACTCTCTGGACGTTGGGTTTTATGGCTCGGGAACCGCCAGTTTTTCTGACGGTGCCAATTTGGTGGTGAACGGTTTCCTCGGTATGGGCGGCCCTGCGGGGAGCCAAGATAGCACGCTGTCTTTCGATGGTGTTGGTACGACTGCCACTTTGGGCGCTTTGGTGGCAGGTGCATCCGCAAGCTCGACCATTTCCGTGACAAATGGTGCGCAGGTCACTGCCGGCGGGGCGACAATCGGTCAAGACGGCTCGGCGACGATGGAGGTCAGCGGTGTCGGATCCAGTTTGACGACGTTGTCAAGCAACTTGGTCTTGGGAGGCCAGATGGGCGGCGAAGGCACACTCCACATTCGTGACGGCGGAGCCGTGAATGCGGGTGGACGGGTCTTCGTCGGACAGGAGAGCGGTTCAACCGGGACGCTGACTGTCGAAGGCTCAGGCAGCACGTTGACTGGCGACGAGCTGTTTGTAATTGGCTTTGACGCCGGGAGCACTGGCAATGCCTCGGTAACTGAAGGCGGTACGCTTGAGGCGACGCATGTGCTGGCAGGTTGGAGAGCTGGCAGCAGCGGCGTCTTTGAGGTCTCCGGCGCCGACAGCCGAGTTGCGGTCGACGTGTATGTCATGGCTGGCAACGAGGGGAACGGTGTTGTGACCCTGTCGGATGGAGCGCGAGTGGAGGAAGCCGATGGCGCAGGCAACACCTCCATCAGCATTGCGAACAATGCCGGTTCAACCAGTACAGTGAACATTGGCGCTGCGCGTGGTGAAGCGGCTGTGGGCGCTGGCATTGTCAGCCTCGATTCCGTGAGGTTCGGCAATGGCAACGGTGAGTTGGTATTCAACCACAACACCGAAGGCTATCAGTTCGACCCGTATTTCAGGGGCAACGGCACGATCTCGCACCTGGCGGGGAACACCACACTGGCCGGTGATAACAGCGGCTTTGAAGGCACAACCAACGTCGAGGGCGGCAACCTGCGCATCACCAATGCGTTGGGTGGGGCGCTCAATGTCGCCAGCGGCCCGGCCACAGTGTCGTTTGACCATGCCTCCGAGGGTTACACATTCGAAGGGGCGATAAGCGGCAGCGGCACGATCTCGCATCTGTCGGGCGAGACGACGCTGACCGCTGACAGCAGCGGTTTTGCTGGCACGACCAACGTCGAAGGCGGCAGCCTACTGCTCGGAGGTGATGCATCTCTGGGCGGCATCCTCAATGTTCTCAACGGCGGAACCTTTGGCGGCAACGGCACGGTGTCGAGTCTCGATGTGGCGTCGGGTGGCAATCTGGCTCCGGTTGGTACGCTTACCGTTCAGGGCGATGCCAGCTTTGACACGGGCGCCTTCTATCTGGTCGGTGCAGATACAAACGGGAGCGATCTTCTGTCGGTCACCGGCAGACTAACGTTGGATGGCGGTACGGTGCAGCTTGAGGAAAGCATAGCCAACCTGAATCTACAGACCAGCCACCGGATCGCTCTGGCGGAGGGCGGCATTCAGGGGCAGTTTGATGGAGTAACGTCAGACCTGTTATTTGTGGTGCCGGAACTGAGCTATACTGGCACTGAAGTCCAACTGGGCTTTCTGCGCAATGACGTTGGTTTCGGAGATGTCGCGCTTGGCTTCAATCAGCGGAGTTTGAGCAGCGTGCTGTCGGGATTGGATGAGAATGATCCGCTTGTACAAACGGTTCTGGCGATGCCGGAAAGCACGGTCCGTCAGGCCTATGAGCAACTGGCCGGAGAGATCCATGGCTCTCGCGCCTCGGCGGTTGTGCAAGATGTCGTCGTGATGCAAGAAACGCTTCTGCACCGGCTGCGAGAGCAGCGGAACACCCCAAGCAACAGCTTTGTCAGCCGCAATGACATAAGTGCGGACCCCGCCGGGACCTCGGGCGCTGAAGGTGTCTGGATGGAAGGGTTCGGGTCTTGGTCGGATTTCGATGGGGATGGCAACACCGTCGGAACCCGTCGTGACTCCGGCGGCTTTGCCCTGGGATATGACTACCAAATGTCCAACGGGCTTCAGGTTGGTATCCTGGCAGGCTATTCAAACTCGTCTATCCGCAATGACGCCGGTGCCAGCTCGGATGCGGATGGCACCACCTTCGGTCTCTATTTCAGCACGGACGAGAACCGCCCGGGCGTGCAGTGGAGCGGTGGTGTTCTGATGAGCGAGTATGATGTTGAGACGATGCGCAGTCTGTCGACCGTCGGGACGGATATCGCCTTGGGCGAATATGATGCGCGCAGCTATTCGATCTTTGCCGAAGCCAGCTACATGCATCAGGTGGGTCGCTACGCGCTTGAGCCATTCTTTGGTCTGACCCATGTCGCTTACGACAGCGATGATTTCACCGAAACAGGCAGCACGAGTGCGTTGACCGTCTCGGGCGTTTCGACGAACACCACATTCGCGACGCTTGGCCTCCGTGGTGCAACACCGCTTGATGGTCTCGGTGTTAATACGGTCGCGACCGGGATGTTGGGCTGGCGTCATGCATTTGGCGATACAGACCCGTTGCAGAGCGCCTCGCTCCTCGGGAACGCGTTCGATGTTCAAGGCATGCCCGTCGCTCGCAACGAGTTGATGATTGAGGCCGGGCTGGACATCGCGTTGTCGGGCAGCTCGACTTTCAACGTCAGCTACTCTGGCCGCTTGGCAGATAACTTCGCCGATCACGGCTTGCGGCTTGGTCTGAACGTCTCGTTCTGA
- the cas2 gene encoding CRISPR-associated endonuclease Cas2: MWILVMFDLPTDTKPQRKAATDFRNFLLDEGFERSQFSVYARFVNGKEAFQTRVTRIERNLPAMGDIQILNFTDRQYRDIIHFSDQGRRAARKNPEQLVMF, from the coding sequence ATGTGGATACTTGTGATGTTCGACTTGCCCACCGACACCAAGCCGCAGCGCAAAGCGGCCACGGATTTCCGCAACTTCCTGCTCGACGAGGGGTTCGAGCGGAGCCAGTTTTCAGTCTATGCCCGGTTTGTGAATGGCAAGGAGGCGTTTCAAACCCGGGTGACCCGTATCGAACGGAACCTCCCTGCGATGGGCGACATTCAGATCCTGAACTTCACGGATCGTCAGTATCGAGATATCATTCATTTCTCAGATCAAGGGCGGCGCGCGGCGCGCAAGAATCCAGAGCAATTGGTGATGTTTTGA
- a CDS encoding LacI family DNA-binding transcriptional regulator: MTIEPKRKPTSFDVARLAGVSRSAVSRAFTPGAVVAEQTREKVFEAAETLGYRVNSLARGLQGDHSGIVGILASCLDTPIRARQVKLLAQALIQDGFRPMLVTAETPDDVEGLFGTLLGYSVAGVIATSDTPPQRAIEECCRAAVPVVLINRAETAGWGDRVISDPDESGTLAFNMLTGCGAVRLGVLEPVIETFSVTGRARAFSHTVEQRFGSCTMFQAPDQSYKGARSAIAAAGQKALKDIDGLFCATDLMALGALDAIRLDLGLKIPEDLQVVGFDNIEQAEWGSYALSTIRQDLDSQTTLALQLLKDRMKAHDAPAKTIGIALQPVYRNTTRHVL, translated from the coding sequence ATGACCATCGAACCGAAACGAAAACCGACATCGTTTGATGTCGCAAGGCTTGCCGGCGTGTCTCGGTCTGCGGTCTCGCGCGCCTTCACGCCCGGCGCTGTCGTTGCGGAACAAACACGCGAGAAGGTGTTCGAGGCAGCCGAAACTCTGGGATACCGCGTGAACTCCTTGGCCCGCGGGCTGCAGGGCGACCACTCCGGTATCGTCGGCATACTCGCGTCGTGCCTCGATACGCCAATCCGAGCCCGTCAGGTAAAGCTATTGGCACAAGCTTTGATCCAAGACGGCTTTCGGCCGATGCTTGTGACCGCCGAAACGCCGGATGATGTGGAGGGCCTCTTCGGCACCTTATTGGGCTACAGCGTGGCGGGTGTGATTGCGACATCTGACACGCCGCCACAGCGCGCGATCGAAGAATGCTGTCGTGCCGCGGTGCCAGTTGTTCTGATCAACCGCGCCGAAACCGCAGGCTGGGGCGATCGCGTGATCTCAGATCCTGATGAGAGTGGCACGCTGGCGTTCAACATGCTCACCGGCTGCGGCGCTGTTAGGCTAGGGGTTTTGGAACCAGTGATCGAGACGTTCTCCGTCACGGGAAGAGCCAGAGCATTTTCGCACACGGTCGAACAAAGATTCGGATCTTGCACCATGTTTCAGGCCCCAGACCAGAGCTACAAAGGCGCACGATCTGCCATTGCAGCAGCTGGTCAAAAGGCCCTGAAGGACATTGATGGCCTATTTTGCGCAACCGATCTGATGGCGTTGGGCGCCTTGGATGCCATTCGCCTCGATCTCGGATTGAAGATCCCCGAAGACCTGCAAGTCGTCGGTTTTGACAACATCGAGCAAGCCGAATGGGGATCGTATGCCTTATCGACAATCCGGCAAGATCTGGACTCTCAAACAACCCTTGCATTGCAGCTCTTGAAAGATCGGATGAAGGCGCATGACGCGCCGGCCAAAACAATCGGCATCGCATTGCAACCGGTTTATAGGAACACCACAAGACATGTCCTCTGA
- a CDS encoding FadR/GntR family transcriptional regulator, whose product MRDTAQIMQDNASLARAKIRELIRRGAVEKDGKLPTERELSGRFNVSRRAVRRALDALEVEGLVWRRQGKGTFIGEPPNPNDHLIAALAPDIDPIGVMEARLAIEPELAALCARRATAEDVARMRDLADRASQVTDSDAAELWDGALHRFIARVADNPILHAAFGLINDVRSDARWQTERQMARSTKLVMEYDAQHLDIIAAIDARDEDAARNAMRAHLNALKTNLESARQKGPS is encoded by the coding sequence GTGCGCGATACAGCTCAGATCATGCAAGACAACGCGTCGCTCGCTCGCGCCAAGATTCGCGAGTTGATCCGTCGTGGCGCGGTCGAAAAAGACGGAAAACTTCCGACAGAGCGCGAGCTATCTGGGCGCTTCAATGTCAGCCGCCGGGCCGTGCGCCGGGCGCTGGATGCGTTGGAGGTCGAAGGGCTGGTGTGGCGACGTCAGGGCAAGGGTACGTTCATCGGCGAGCCACCAAACCCTAACGATCATCTGATCGCCGCGCTCGCGCCCGATATCGACCCTATCGGGGTGATGGAAGCGCGCCTAGCGATCGAGCCTGAGCTGGCCGCGCTTTGCGCCCGCCGGGCGACCGCCGAGGATGTCGCGCGGATGCGTGACTTGGCTGACCGAGCATCGCAGGTGACCGATTCCGATGCTGCCGAGCTCTGGGACGGCGCGCTGCACCGTTTTATCGCCCGCGTCGCCGATAACCCGATCTTGCACGCCGCATTTGGCCTGATCAATGACGTGCGAAGCGACGCCCGCTGGCAGACCGAGCGCCAGATGGCCCGCTCGACCAAGCTCGTCATGGAATACGATGCGCAGCACCTGGACATCATCGCCGCGATCGACGCCCGCGACGAAGATGCGGCGCGCAACGCGATGCGCGCCCATCTCAACGCGCTCAAGACCAACTTGGAATCCGCCCGCCAGAAAGGGCCATCATGA
- the cas1 gene encoding type II CRISPR-associated endonuclease Cas1, translated as MDQIIDIAVDGRHLSRDRGFLKVSENGQEIGRTPLDQIAGVIVHAHGTTWSTSLLTELADRGAPVVLCGSNHAPRSVLMPLEGHHAQGGRLRAQWQAKATLMKQAWKQIVASKIAMQAAALEAVGQSPAPLRMMIRKVTSGDKTNIEAQAARHYWPRMMGNDFRRDTSAPDVNALLNYGYTVLRAATARAVVAAGLHPSIGLHHSNRGNAFALADDLMEPFRPLVDCAARRLATQNGAEVDTAAKQALARLIAIDLPLDEAMSPVSVAVTKLATSLGQSFETGKLSLALPKPPDTLTLAGLGA; from the coding sequence GTGGATCAGATTATCGATATCGCCGTCGATGGGCGGCACCTGTCGCGCGATCGCGGCTTCCTGAAAGTCTCTGAAAACGGTCAGGAGATTGGCCGCACCCCGCTTGATCAGATCGCTGGCGTTATCGTGCACGCCCATGGCACGACCTGGTCCACATCGCTCCTGACAGAACTGGCCGATCGCGGCGCGCCGGTAGTCTTGTGCGGGTCCAATCATGCGCCGCGCTCTGTCCTGATGCCGCTGGAAGGCCACCATGCGCAGGGCGGTCGCCTGCGCGCGCAATGGCAGGCCAAAGCGACGCTCATGAAACAGGCCTGGAAGCAGATCGTGGCCTCCAAAATCGCGATGCAAGCCGCTGCCCTTGAGGCGGTGGGTCAGTCCCCCGCGCCGCTGCGGATGATGATCCGCAAAGTCACCTCGGGCGATAAAACCAATATCGAAGCGCAGGCCGCCCGCCACTACTGGCCGCGGATGATGGGCAATGACTTCCGGCGCGACACCAGCGCGCCAGACGTCAATGCGCTCCTGAACTATGGCTATACGGTCCTGCGCGCGGCCACCGCCCGCGCCGTCGTTGCCGCCGGGTTGCACCCTTCCATTGGGTTGCATCATTCCAATCGCGGCAACGCGTTTGCGCTGGCCGATGATCTGATGGAGCCCTTCCGGCCTCTGGTCGATTGCGCCGCGCGCCGTCTGGCCACACAAAACGGCGCGGAGGTCGACACAGCCGCCAAGCAAGCACTGGCCCGATTGATCGCCATTGATCTGCCTCTCGATGAGGCGATGAGTCCGGTTTCTGTCGCCGTGACCAAACTCGCCACCTCGCTTGGGCAAAGCTTCGAGACCGGCAAGCTCTCCCTCGCCCTGCCCAAACCGCCCGACACCCTGACGCTCGCGGGGTTAGGTGCATGA